The Candidatus Alcyoniella australis DNA window CAGGTCTACGAGCCCGACGTGGTGATCGTGCTCGACCAGGCGCTGCTCTCGATCGTCGATGTTGAGGCCGGGATCCGCGAGGGCGGACTGGTTGTGATCAACAGCGGCCGATCGGCTGCGGAGCTGCGCCAAGAGTACAAACTGCGTTCGGAGATCTGCCTGGTCGACGCCACGCAGATCGCAATGGAAGTGCTCAAGCGTCCGATCACCAACACCACGATGCTCGGCGCGATGCTCAAGGGCCGCAACCTGGTCGAGCTTGAGAGCCTGCGCGCGCCGCTGGAGCATCGCTTCGGCGCACTTGCCGCGCGCAACTTCGACGTGATGAGCAGGGCCTTCGAACAGGCGCTGCTCGAGAAAGCCTAGGAGAAACAGATGGCAAAGCTACCCGGTTGGAAAGATCTCAGTCTCGGGATCGCCATTACCGATGCGGGGAACGCCAAGGAGTACCGCACCGGCGACTGGCGCTCGATGCGGCCGGTGACCG harbors:
- a CDS encoding 2-oxoacid:acceptor oxidoreductase family protein; the encoded protein is MIEIRFHGRGGQGAVTSAELLAQAAIGEGKYAQAFPSFGPERRGAPVLAFARIDEQQIRSREQVYEPDVVIVLDQALLSIVDVEAGIREGGLVVINSGRSAAELRQEYKLRSEICLVDATQIAMEVLKRPITNTTMLGAMLKGRNLVELESLRAPLEHRFGALAARNFDVMSRAFEQALLEKA